The proteins below are encoded in one region of Salvelinus namaycush isolate Seneca chromosome 32, SaNama_1.0, whole genome shotgun sequence:
- the LOC120027150 gene encoding uncharacterized protein LOC120027150, protein MASAGYQDIKNNFLQCGKTQDAVKYLKQVSDTVCKHRHASITLKKPEKSEWKFGGLDDTFYKGEEEVKEWGNFYLPDSVTMEVLGAVENLPYPTESGQLVIMLCEDRQVYAYDGEEMHLVALSLKEVFDSGLQYPGFKSFYRGECFKDMTKEDWAMVRQGKVGRRLEKEHQELLRQTKPSFLSCLNSIKGDSSTGACSYPEPVEPPTVLV, encoded by the exons ATGGC ATCTGCAGGCTATCAGGAcattaagaacaatttcttacaATGTGGAAAGACACAAG ATGCAGTGAAATACCTGAAACAGGTCTCTGACACAGTGTGCAAACATCGCCATGCGAGTATTACTCTCAAGAAGCCAGAGAAATCAGAGTGGAAGTTTGGGGGCCTGGATGACACGTTCTACAAAGGAGAAGAGGAAGTTAAGGAGTGGGGGAACTTCTACCTACCAGACAGTGTGACGATGGAGGTGTTAGGAGCTGTGGAAAACCTCCCCTACCCGACAGAGAGTGGCCAGCTGGTCATAATGCTGTGTGAGGACCGTCAGGTGTATGCTTATGACGGAGAGGAGATGCACCTGGTCGCTCTGAGCCTGAAGGAAGTCTTTGACTCTGGGCTTCAGTATCCTGGCTTCAAGTCCTTCTACAGAGGGGAGTGCTTTAAGGACATG ACGAAGGAAGACTGGGCCATGGTAAGACAGGGCAAAGTGGGGAGGAGACTTGAAAAGGAGCACCAGGAGTTACTGAGACAAACCAAACCCAGCTTCCTGAGTTGTCTTAACTCCATCAAAGGAGATAGCAGCACAG GTGCCTGTAGCTATCCCGAACCAGTGGAACCTCCAACAGTACTTGTTTAA